The proteins below come from a single Acidobacteriota bacterium genomic window:
- a CDS encoding class I SAM-dependent methyltransferase, which produces MSKKHQATVQKQFTNTAEAFSKFAVRDSPEAIAEKVRFLKPQPEMLFLDVACGPGGLVVAVAPGLRYAFGMDLTPEMLRHSRQFQAEKQADNAAFICAEGEAIPYAEATFDLVSCQYAFHHIPKPELVLQEMLRVTKRDGRLFVDDTLGPESDEKFELHNRIEVVRDPSHTRSLRLTTFLRMFDDFGLEILSQSFRRHRRSFNQWMLRAGHQPRDKRYVEARRLIEKSASGDKAGFSPQIQGDDIEFTHNEGMFVVARRGES; this is translated from the coding sequence ATGTCAAAGAAACATCAAGCAACGGTTCAGAAGCAATTTACAAACACAGCAGAAGCTTTCTCAAAGTTTGCAGTACGCGATTCACCCGAAGCAATCGCCGAAAAAGTGCGTTTTCTAAAGCCGCAGCCCGAAATGCTGTTCCTTGATGTGGCCTGCGGGCCAGGCGGTCTAGTTGTGGCTGTAGCGCCTGGGCTTCGGTATGCATTCGGAATGGACCTGACACCTGAGATGCTGCGCCACTCTCGCCAGTTCCAGGCTGAAAAGCAGGCCGATAACGCGGCTTTTATTTGCGCAGAAGGGGAGGCGATTCCCTATGCCGAGGCCACCTTCGACCTGGTGAGCTGCCAGTACGCCTTCCACCACATTCCCAAGCCCGAACTTGTTCTGCAGGAGATGCTGCGAGTAACAAAGCGGGACGGCCGCCTGTTTGTAGATGACACACTGGGACCCGAAAGCGACGAAAAGTTCGAACTGCACAACCGGATTGAAGTGGTTCGAGATCCCTCACACACGCGGTCGCTGAGATTGACCACCTTCTTAAGGATGTTTGATGACTTCGGCCTCGAGATACTATCCCAATCCTTCAGGCGCCACCGGCGTTCGTTCAACCAATGGATGCTGCGCGCGGGCCATCAGCCGAGGGACAAGCGATACGTGGAGGCCCGCAGACTAATTGAGAAATCCGCGTCAGGCGATAAGGCGGGTTTTTCACCACAGATCCAAGGTGATGACATCGAGTTTACCCACAACGAAGGCATGTTTGTAGTGGCACGGCGAGGCGAGTCGTAA
- a CDS encoding septal ring lytic transglycosylase RlpA family protein → MRNLVMGCAVAALVALSARSEARSPELRMLQVGTPSAAKAQFGLASWYGQEFHGHPTASGQSFDMEGLTCAHRKLPLGTLVKVTNVLNARWLVLEVTDRGPWVANRVLDVSKGAAKRLGFIDAGLTPVCIQVVSYPQSSGELISQANPQTSMWQTN, encoded by the coding sequence TTGAGAAATCTCGTTATGGGTTGTGCAGTGGCAGCCTTGGTGGCGCTTTCTGCTCGATCCGAAGCCAGGTCCCCGGAGTTAAGAATGTTGCAGGTAGGGACTCCATCTGCCGCAAAGGCCCAGTTTGGCTTGGCGAGCTGGTATGGCCAGGAATTCCATGGGCATCCCACTGCCAGCGGACAGTCATTCGATATGGAAGGCCTGACCTGCGCCCACCGCAAGCTTCCATTGGGCACCCTGGTTAAGGTCACCAACGTGTTGAATGCCCGGTGGCTAGTGCTTGAGGTAACGGATCGCGGCCCGTGGGTCGCCAACCGCGTGCTGGACGTTAGCAAGGGGGCTGCAAAACGCCTGGGGTTTATTGATGCAGGGCTGACGCCTGTTTGCATCCAGGTGGTGTCCTATCCCCAATCGAGTGGCGAGCTCATAAGCCAGGCCAATCCTCAGACCTCGATGTGGCAGACAAACTAA
- a CDS encoding Gfo/Idh/MocA family oxidoreductase has protein sequence MSRDSITRRDFMRVGAGAAAAGSAAKVMLLEPARAMASPRPIPPSDRLRFASIGTGVRGCEDLSTALRAPGVEMVAVSDLYDGRLIAAQEHAGKKLDTTKDYRRILDRKDIDFVIVATMDHWHSKIVEDACAAGKDVYCEKPMTHKVPEGFRIIEAAQKYGRMVQVGSQRRSNVVFAKGREIVESGALGQITAVEGWIDRNDPSGAWVYPIPPDANERTIDWERFLGDAPRRSFDAKRFFRWRGYSDYGEGLPGDLYVHILTGIYTVMGFEAPPQRAAAGGGLYHYKDGRDEPDMIWTLYTFPGTTVSVRCNLNNDSQGGDTRIYGTKGTLMFNGEESVTFVPQDTRPQPERYSVDGWPKKMREEYWAHWKEEHPAPPLNSLTAVEQSQTFRVPDGYDEDLVHMENFLNAVRTRKPNDEGPVFGNWTAISCHMANHSYFNKAEAIWDEKAKTIRT, from the coding sequence ATGTCTAGAGATTCAATCACACGTCGTGATTTCATGCGAGTGGGAGCGGGAGCGGCCGCAGCCGGTTCGGCTGCCAAGGTGATGTTGCTGGAACCGGCGCGCGCGATGGCGTCGCCCCGGCCCATACCGCCCTCGGACAGGCTTCGGTTTGCTTCTATAGGAACAGGAGTGCGGGGATGCGAGGATTTATCAACCGCGCTCCGTGCACCCGGAGTGGAAATGGTGGCCGTCTCTGACCTCTATGACGGGCGATTGATCGCTGCCCAGGAGCACGCCGGTAAGAAGTTGGACACCACCAAAGACTACCGCAGAATCCTGGACCGCAAGGACATTGATTTTGTGATTGTGGCCACCATGGACCACTGGCACTCAAAGATCGTCGAAGACGCCTGTGCTGCCGGCAAGGACGTTTATTGTGAAAAGCCGATGACGCACAAAGTTCCGGAAGGCTTCCGGATCATTGAGGCAGCCCAGAAATACGGACGAATGGTGCAGGTAGGCAGCCAGCGGCGGAGCAACGTGGTTTTTGCCAAGGGGCGGGAGATCGTTGAGAGTGGGGCGCTGGGGCAGATAACCGCCGTGGAGGGCTGGATCGACCGCAATGATCCGAGCGGCGCCTGGGTCTATCCGATTCCGCCGGACGCCAACGAGCGGACCATTGACTGGGAGCGATTCCTTGGCGACGCCCCCAGGCGGTCCTTCGACGCCAAGAGGTTTTTCCGCTGGCGCGGATACTCAGATTATGGCGAAGGCTTGCCCGGTGATTTGTATGTCCACATCCTGACCGGGATTTACACCGTGATGGGGTTCGAGGCGCCGCCTCAAAGGGCCGCTGCCGGCGGCGGTCTTTATCACTATAAAGACGGCCGCGACGAGCCCGACATGATCTGGACGCTTTATACGTTTCCGGGAACGACTGTTTCCGTCCGTTGCAACCTGAATAATGATTCGCAGGGTGGAGACACACGAATTTATGGCACCAAGGGTACGCTGATGTTTAACGGTGAAGAATCGGTGACTTTTGTCCCTCAGGATACGCGTCCTCAGCCGGAAAGGTATTCCGTTGATGGATGGCCGAAAAAGATGCGCGAGGAGTACTGGGCGCACTGGAAAGAGGAGCATCCCGCGCCGCCGTTGAATTCGTTGACTGCTGTTGAACAATCGCAGACCTTCCGCGTGCCTGATGGTTACGATGAGGACCTGGTACACATGGAGAATTTCCTCAACGCAGTCAGGACGCGAAAGCCCAACGATGAGGGACCCGTCTTCGGCAACTGGACAGCCATTTCGTGCCACATGGCGAACCATTCCTATTTCAACAAGGCTGAGGCTATCTGGGACGAGAAGGCCAAAACGATCCGGACGTAG
- a CDS encoding Gfo/Idh/MocA family oxidoreductase: protein MGNDGISRRDFMRRTSTAAGAALVGKSVLLEAENLAASPTPVPPSDTVRFGMVGIGMQGSGLLGTSIRLPGVECVAACDLYDGRHTLANSIIRRETGKTVFATRHYKELLDNKDIDCIVAAVPDHWHERIIVDACNAGKDIYCEKPMTHEVKEGYSIIEAATSHNRIVQIGSQRRSSIIYAKAKELIDSGAIGDVRLVEDTSGRNTPCGAWVYPPPPDLSPGNLDWETWQGSASRHPFSPIRFARWRAFREYGEGIPGDLYVHLLTGIHYIMSVTAPPDRAYSTGGLFQWKDDGRDYPDQMSTIYEYPSFRCMIRVTLDNEEDEVVRVLGTRGTIEIQGRGLTVSSQDGKDHSPCYYASSYPPELHAEYVKEWEAQHRTAPGTAQPIEGTSFHTPPGYNEDARHLWNFFQSVKTRRPSVEDPVFGNNTAIGCHLANYSYFHKTLAVWDTAARTIKGS, encoded by the coding sequence ATGGGGAACGATGGGATATCGCGGCGCGATTTTATGCGGAGAACTTCCACTGCGGCCGGCGCGGCGCTGGTCGGAAAGTCTGTTCTGCTCGAAGCCGAAAATCTTGCCGCATCGCCCACGCCTGTGCCGCCCAGCGACACGGTGCGTTTCGGCATGGTCGGCATCGGCATGCAGGGCTCGGGCTTGCTGGGAACTTCCATCAGGCTTCCCGGCGTTGAATGCGTGGCGGCCTGCGATCTATACGACGGACGGCACACTCTTGCTAATTCGATCATCCGAAGGGAAACCGGCAAGACGGTTTTTGCGACCCGGCATTACAAGGAGTTGCTGGATAACAAGGACATTGACTGCATCGTTGCGGCGGTTCCCGACCATTGGCACGAGCGCATCATCGTGGATGCCTGCAACGCGGGGAAGGACATTTATTGCGAAAAGCCTATGACGCACGAAGTCAAAGAAGGCTATTCAATCATCGAGGCGGCCACCAGCCACAATCGCATCGTGCAGATCGGCAGCCAGCGGCGCAGCTCCATTATCTATGCCAAAGCCAAGGAACTCATCGACTCAGGGGCCATTGGCGATGTCCGTCTGGTTGAAGACACGAGCGGCAGAAACACGCCATGCGGCGCGTGGGTGTATCCGCCGCCGCCGGACCTTTCCCCCGGGAATCTGGATTGGGAAACCTGGCAGGGCTCGGCCTCCAGGCATCCCTTTTCCCCCATCCGCTTCGCCCGGTGGCGGGCATTTCGAGAGTACGGAGAGGGCATTCCCGGAGACCTTTACGTGCACCTGCTCACGGGAATCCACTACATCATGAGCGTGACGGCTCCTCCCGATCGCGCCTACTCCACTGGCGGCCTTTTTCAATGGAAGGACGATGGGCGCGACTACCCTGACCAGATGTCGACGATTTATGAATACCCCAGCTTCCGTTGCATGATCCGCGTGACGCTGGATAATGAAGAAGATGAGGTCGTCCGTGTCCTGGGCACCCGCGGAACCATTGAAATTCAGGGACGCGGACTTACTGTGTCATCACAGGACGGGAAGGACCATTCTCCGTGCTACTACGCCTCCAGCTACCCTCCCGAGTTGCATGCCGAATATGTGAAAGAGTGGGAAGCCCAGCATAGAACAGCGCCAGGGACGGCCCAGCCGATTGAGGGCACCAGCTTCCATACGCCTCCTGGCTACAATGAAGATGCCCGGCACCTTTGGAATTTCTTCCAGTCGGTCAAGACGCGGCGGCCGTCGGTGGAAGATCCGGTTTTCGGTAACAATACCGCGATCGGATGCCACCTGGCGAATTACTCCTACTTCCATAAAACATTGGCGGTGTGGGACACAGCTGCCAGGACGATCAAAGGATCGTGA
- a CDS encoding alkaline phosphatase family protein, with amino-acid sequence MRKRLGIFLFVFSLAATWVPTRAAAPQQAGRAAAIRKPRLIIMLVIDQFRYDYLLRFRPEFVQGGFNLLLSGANFVNCRYDYATTATCPGHAALATGAYANLNGIIGNSWWAPALGKEVYCVADPDVQVVGAASGEGMSPRNLTASTFGDELRLASGLKSQVVAISWKDRAAIMLGGHLPSAVYWADPSTAHFITSTYYTSTLPGWVAQFNAQDPAKEYCGEPWRALPETPDVGGKMLHAAATGPGEPCPSRKFSEHLPSTPFANQLELNFATAAIQNDHLGQGPATDLLAISLSANDYIGHGYGPYSPEVADATLRTDRYLADFFKKVNQLVGLDNVWITLSADHGVAPTPAFILEHHLGPGRLDPKPVKAAVEQALAKAFGPGDWLANLGEFYIDLNHPALESHNISIAQAEEVAAHAAMSVPTIRAAFTRTQFLDGELPRTPLARKAANSYNPTRSGDVFLIPQPYAVINGSMTGTSHGTPWNYDAQVPLVFWGQEFKPGNYTMPAQPIDLASTLAAALGMTQPSDAQGQPLTNILK; translated from the coding sequence GTGCGCAAGCGGCTGGGGATTTTCTTGTTTGTCTTTAGTCTGGCGGCAACGTGGGTTCCTACACGCGCGGCTGCTCCGCAGCAGGCAGGCAGGGCCGCGGCCATCCGCAAGCCGCGATTGATCATCATGCTGGTGATCGACCAGTTCCGTTACGACTATCTGCTGCGCTTCCGGCCTGAGTTTGTTCAGGGAGGTTTTAACCTGCTGCTGAGCGGCGCCAACTTTGTGAACTGCAGGTACGATTACGCCACCACGGCCACCTGCCCCGGCCACGCTGCGCTGGCAACGGGGGCTTACGCAAACCTGAACGGCATCATCGGCAACAGCTGGTGGGCGCCAGCCCTCGGCAAGGAAGTCTATTGCGTTGCCGATCCCGATGTTCAAGTGGTGGGTGCAGCGTCCGGCGAAGGCATGTCTCCCCGCAACCTGACCGCCAGCACTTTTGGCGATGAACTGAGGCTGGCTTCCGGCCTGAAGTCGCAGGTGGTGGCCATCTCCTGGAAAGACCGTGCGGCCATCATGTTGGGCGGCCACTTGCCGAGCGCCGTCTACTGGGCTGACCCATCGACCGCGCACTTTATCACCAGCACTTACTACACCAGCACGCTGCCCGGATGGGTGGCGCAATTCAACGCACAGGATCCGGCCAAAGAATATTGCGGCGAACCCTGGCGGGCGCTCCCGGAGACTCCTGACGTAGGCGGCAAAATGCTGCACGCCGCGGCAACCGGCCCCGGCGAGCCCTGCCCCAGCAGGAAGTTCTCTGAGCATCTGCCGTCCACGCCTTTCGCCAACCAGTTGGAACTTAACTTCGCCACGGCTGCCATTCAAAATGACCACCTCGGCCAAGGCCCGGCTACCGACCTGTTAGCTATCTCACTGAGCGCCAACGATTACATAGGGCACGGCTACGGACCTTACAGCCCGGAAGTTGCCGACGCTACTCTCCGAACCGATCGTTACCTTGCCGACTTCTTCAAGAAAGTTAACCAGCTTGTGGGGCTCGATAACGTTTGGATCACGCTTTCCGCTGACCACGGAGTGGCGCCGACGCCTGCATTTATCCTGGAGCACCATCTCGGACCGGGCCGGTTGGATCCAAAACCCGTCAAGGCAGCCGTCGAACAGGCGCTCGCGAAGGCCTTCGGGCCGGGCGACTGGCTTGCAAATCTTGGCGAGTTCTACATTGACCTGAACCATCCGGCCCTTGAAAGCCACAACATCAGCATCGCCCAAGCCGAGGAAGTGGCCGCCCATGCAGCCATGTCAGTTCCTACGATTCGCGCTGCGTTCACTCGCACGCAATTTCTCGATGGCGAACTGCCCCGCACACCACTTGCCCGCAAAGCCGCCAACAGCTATAACCCCACTCGTAGTGGTGACGTCTTCCTGATACCCCAACCCTATGCGGTCATTAACGGTAGTATGACGGGAACCAGCCACGGCACTCCCTGGAATTATGACGCCCAGGTGCCGCTGGTTTTCTGGGGACAAGAATTCAAACCAGGGAATTACACCATGCCCGCCCAGCCTATCGATCTGGCATCGACGCTGGCGGCAGCACTCGGCATGACGCAACCTTCCGACGCTCAGGGCCAGCCGCTTACAAACATCCTCAAATGA
- a CDS encoding sugar phosphate isomerase/epimerase: MLTRRNFLGVLGGAAAGAAKPVRDAWAAGRPAWPGPVGLELYTVRDRFATDPAGTLKKVAAAGYREVEIGPGTKPATLKEDLRAAGLTAPSGYFDAPKNLDDWKKSVGQAHEYGLQYIVIGDNPVLDAAAWRRRADFFNKCGEVSTQAGIQFCYHAHFHEFAKVGGTTGYDIMLKNCSPDLLKMEMDIFWVTYAGADPLHYWRLYPGRFPLLHIKDLRKGVKVSPQKDPGESGPNPFAPVGRGRIDWQRIFAHVREAGAKHIFVEQDRCNLPEFQAIKISYDYIRNLRLS; encoded by the coding sequence ATGTTGACGCGACGCAATTTTCTTGGAGTGCTTGGTGGAGCAGCGGCCGGTGCGGCAAAACCCGTTCGCGACGCCTGGGCAGCAGGCAGACCGGCCTGGCCAGGTCCAGTTGGGCTTGAGCTTTATACGGTACGCGACCGCTTCGCCACGGACCCCGCTGGGACTTTGAAGAAGGTTGCCGCGGCCGGTTACCGGGAGGTTGAGATCGGCCCCGGAACGAAGCCCGCCACTCTGAAAGAGGACCTGCGCGCCGCGGGCCTGACTGCGCCCAGCGGCTACTTCGATGCTCCCAAAAACCTCGATGACTGGAAGAAATCTGTCGGCCAGGCCCACGAATACGGCCTCCAATACATTGTGATCGGCGACAACCCTGTTCTGGACGCCGCAGCCTGGAGGCGCCGCGCCGATTTCTTTAACAAATGCGGTGAGGTATCAACGCAGGCTGGCATCCAATTCTGCTACCATGCCCATTTCCATGAATTCGCCAAAGTTGGCGGCACCACCGGCTACGACATCATGCTCAAGAATTGTAGTCCTGACCTTCTGAAAATGGAGATGGATATCTTCTGGGTCACCTATGCCGGGGCTGACCCGCTCCACTACTGGCGACTCTATCCCGGGCGCTTTCCCCTGCTGCACATCAAAGACCTGCGCAAGGGCGTCAAGGTCAGTCCGCAAAAAGATCCCGGGGAAAGCGGGCCGAACCCCTTTGCCCCCGTTGGCCGGGGACGCATCGATTGGCAGCGGATCTTCGCCCACGTTCGCGAGGCCGGGGCCAAACATATCTTTGTCGAACAGGACCGTTGCAACCTGCCGGAGTTCCAAGCCATCAAGATCAGCTACGATTACATCCGGAACCTGCGCCTAAGCTGA
- a CDS encoding sigma-70 family RNA polymerase sigma factor, protein MPQEPIIRQLLAGIAQHEESALADLYDLASPGLYGLITEIISDREAALEILKDVFARLWRDAKRIQAAGGSVRVWLALEARARAVDWQRSQAGLRTTAHSRLQSLTKLNSWMPRPFDIEQVEKRRHLLEKLVRRLPRPQSELLTLAIVKGFTETEIARQVEQPPGRIEHELRAGLRFLRHRLRAVMGTWNANI, encoded by the coding sequence ATGCCCCAGGAACCTATAATCCGGCAACTGCTGGCAGGCATCGCGCAGCACGAAGAGTCGGCGTTGGCTGACCTTTACGACCTGGCTTCGCCTGGTCTCTATGGGCTGATCACTGAAATTATCTCTGACCGCGAGGCCGCGCTGGAGATCCTTAAGGATGTTTTCGCTCGCCTGTGGCGGGACGCAAAGCGGATCCAGGCGGCCGGAGGTAGTGTGAGGGTCTGGCTTGCCCTGGAGGCCCGCGCCAGAGCTGTTGACTGGCAGCGCTCGCAAGCAGGCTTGCGAACCACGGCCCATTCCCGCCTGCAGTCACTGACGAAGCTGAATTCCTGGATGCCCCGGCCTTTTGACATTGAGCAGGTTGAAAAACGGCGGCATCTTCTGGAGAAGCTGGTTCGCCGCCTTCCCAGACCTCAAAGCGAGCTGCTGACTCTTGCGATTGTGAAGGGATTTACTGAAACAGAGATCGCCAGGCAGGTCGAGCAGCCTCCGGGTCGGATTGAGCACGAGTTGCGGGCCGGACTGCGCTTTTTGCGGCACCGTCTGCGTGCTGTGATGGGAACATGGAATGCCAATATCTAG
- a CDS encoding GNAT family N-acetyltransferase: MLCIRPAETKDIPLIIQFISELAEYEKEPDQAVATEQDIRRDGFSANPKFRVVIAEWSGDPAGFALFYYNYSTWMGRPGLYLEDLFVRPKFRDKGIGKALLVHLAKIAVVEGCGRFEWQVLNWNIPALEFYRALGACVMEEWSTMRITGEPLKKLASLSKL; encoded by the coding sequence ATGCTTTGCATACGCCCGGCGGAGACCAAAGACATTCCGCTGATTATCCAGTTCATCAGCGAACTGGCTGAATATGAAAAGGAGCCGGACCAGGCCGTAGCCACGGAGCAGGACATCCGGCGTGACGGCTTCTCCGCCAATCCGAAATTTCGCGTCGTCATTGCCGAATGGAGCGGCGATCCGGCCGGCTTCGCACTCTTCTATTATAACTATTCCACATGGATGGGCCGTCCCGGGCTTTACCTTGAAGACCTGTTTGTGCGACCGAAATTCCGCGACAAGGGAATCGGCAAAGCTCTGCTAGTGCATCTGGCGAAGATAGCAGTCGTAGAAGGCTGTGGGCGGTTCGAATGGCAGGTGCTCAACTGGAACATTCCGGCGCTTGAGTTTTACAGGGCGCTCGGGGCATGTGTGATGGAGGAATGGTCTACCATGCGTATTACCGGCGAACCGCTGAAGAAACTGGCTTCACTGAGCAAATTATAA
- a CDS encoding peroxiredoxin — protein sequence MSEALRLGEKVPEFDLTTFDPATNKFGNFKLVTQINRKRWTVLFFYPADFTFVUATEFAALAEQHDRFVKMGCDIITVSTDTQFVHLAWRKSEKELANVRYPMAADPTGKVSRLFGVYDENTGLALRGTFIISPEGILTNSEVNFYNLGRNIDELMRKFKANIYMSRKTSEVCPSKWKDDGDKTLVPSENLVGAVHEALRD from the coding sequence ATGTCAGAAGCACTGAGGCTCGGGGAGAAAGTTCCTGAATTTGACCTGACTACCTTCGACCCAGCCACCAACAAATTCGGCAATTTTAAGCTTGTCACCCAGATTAACCGGAAGCGATGGACGGTGTTGTTTTTCTATCCCGCCGATTTTACTTTTGTTTGAGCCACCGAATTTGCTGCTCTGGCAGAGCAGCATGACCGGTTCGTGAAGATGGGCTGCGACATTATTACGGTCAGCACGGATACGCAGTTTGTCCATCTGGCGTGGCGCAAAAGCGAGAAAGAACTGGCAAACGTCCGCTATCCGATGGCGGCTGATCCCACTGGCAAGGTCTCGCGGCTGTTCGGTGTTTACGATGAAAACACCGGGCTTGCCCTACGGGGAACGTTTATTATCAGCCCGGAAGGCATCCTCACGAACTCCGAAGTGAATTTTTACAACCTGGGGCGCAACATTGACGAGTTAATGCGGAAATTCAAGGCCAACATCTATATGTCTCGGAAAACATCGGAAGTCTGCCCGTCTAAATGGAAGGACGATGGAGACAAGACTCTCGTTCCTTCTGAGAATCTGGTTGGCGCTGTCCACGAAGCATTGCGCGATTAG
- a CDS encoding amino acid permease: protein MSEPGHKAGLRRDLGFLQATSLAITDMVGIGPFITIPLFLATMGGPQAMLGWMVGAGLAFCDGLVWAELGAAMPRAGGSYHYLREAFGPSGAGRWLSFLVVWQIMFSAPLSVASGSIGFANYFHYLAPGMTPWEVRIFASTIPLFLIILLYRRIRVVGNLSVVMLGGVLVGCFWVILSGLPHLSASRIFDFPPGAFHLNVLFWAGLGHATLYALYDYFGYYNVCYLAEEIREPGRIIPLAILFSIAVVAILYILMNTSILSVIPWREAQHSHFIASEYIQKLQGRFAGQLMTLLMLWIAFASAFSLLLGYSRIPYAAAADGNFFKIFAGLHPKYDIPHVSLVTLGVIASGFSLLRLPEVIVSLVATRVLLQYLPQAVGFFILRFKRPDMERPFKMWLYPIPGVISLFGWLYILSTSAQGALLFALVVFVLGTAAYLFRARTKGEWPFLKAGSMKSAGGL from the coding sequence ATGTCAGAACCGGGGCACAAAGCGGGCCTGAGGCGCGACCTCGGATTCCTCCAGGCCACCTCTCTTGCAATTACGGACATGGTGGGCATTGGCCCGTTCATCACCATTCCGCTTTTTCTGGCGACGATGGGCGGCCCGCAGGCCATGCTGGGATGGATGGTCGGGGCGGGACTGGCTTTCTGCGACGGCTTGGTATGGGCTGAACTGGGTGCCGCCATGCCCAGAGCCGGAGGAAGTTACCACTATTTGCGCGAAGCGTTCGGCCCTTCTGGAGCAGGCCGCTGGCTCTCCTTCCTTGTCGTCTGGCAAATCATGTTTTCCGCGCCGCTTTCGGTTGCAAGCGGCAGCATCGGTTTTGCCAACTATTTTCATTACCTTGCTCCGGGAATGACGCCATGGGAAGTCCGCATCTTTGCATCCACCATTCCCCTGTTTTTAATCATCCTGCTCTACCGGCGGATCCGCGTGGTCGGAAACCTTTCCGTGGTGATGCTGGGCGGCGTGCTGGTCGGGTGTTTCTGGGTCATCCTCTCCGGGCTGCCCCATCTGAGCGCATCGCGCATTTTTGATTTTCCGCCCGGCGCCTTCCACTTGAACGTGCTTTTCTGGGCGGGCCTTGGCCACGCCACGCTCTACGCGCTTTACGACTATTTCGGCTACTACAATGTCTGTTACCTGGCTGAGGAGATTCGCGAGCCGGGGCGCATTATCCCATTGGCCATACTATTTTCCATTGCGGTTGTAGCCATCCTTTATATTCTGATGAACACCTCGATTCTCAGCGTGATTCCGTGGCGCGAGGCGCAGCACAGCCACTTTATCGCTTCCGAATATATCCAGAAGCTCCAGGGCCGTTTTGCAGGCCAGTTGATGACCCTGCTGATGCTCTGGATTGCCTTCGCATCCGCTTTCTCGTTGTTGCTGGGCTATTCGCGCATTCCTTATGCCGCCGCGGCCGATGGAAACTTCTTCAAGATATTTGCCGGGCTGCATCCCAAGTACGATATCCCGCATGTGTCGCTGGTGACGCTGGGAGTGATTGCCTCGGGCTTCAGCCTGCTGCGGCTGCCGGAAGTGATTGTCAGCCTGGTGGCCACGCGCGTGCTTCTGCAGTATTTGCCGCAGGCGGTCGGCTTTTTTATCCTGCGCTTCAAGCGGCCGGATATGGAGCGCCCATTTAAGATGTGGCTCTATCCCATCCCGGGCGTTATTTCTCTGTTTGGATGGCTTTATATCCTCTCAACTTCAGCGCAGGGAGCGTTGCTGTTCGCCCTGGTGGTGTTTGTGCTTGGGACTGCAGCTTATCTGTTCCGCGCTCGTACCAAGGGTGAATGGCCGTTTCTTAAGGCAGGCAGCATGAAGAGTGCAGGAGGATTGTGA